aagatacatgggtgaggggtgcttgggtagcacagttggttaaacgtctgactcttgatttctgccctggttgtgatctcagggtcgtgagatggagccctgggtcaggctccacagtgagcgaggagtctgcttgggtttctctctgcccttcccccaatgtgctctctaaaataagtaagtcttaaaaaaatatatatatatatttataatatatatatgcaaattttatctatctatctatctatctatctatctatctttgaGCAGTCttcatgcccaacgtggggcttgaactccggACCCTGAAATTGAGAGTCACGTGCTCTATCGACTGAGCCGACCAGGTGCCCCCCtaatgatgttatttttaaatattattgctAAAGATCATGAGCatcttttcctctatttctttgcCACTTGGAATATTCTTTATTGAGACCCCGTTCAAACCTTTAACTTATTTCGGTGAAGTTTTCATGAAGATTCTGCAAATTGGTCTTTTTaaagtgctgaggacagggaTTCTCCACTGGGGATGATTCCTGATAATTCAATGGGGACACTGGGTGATGCCTGGAGGCAGTTTGGGAAGGAGGCAGTCACAGATGgaaggtgctactggcatccagtgggcAGCGGCCAGTGATGCTGCCCCACGTCCCACAGTGGCCAGGACCAAGGATGATCTAGCCCTGAGTGTCAACAGTGCCAAGGTCGAGAGGCCCTGGCTCAGCACGAGGCCTGtcacatatgtgtgtgttggtTAAAATAGCGGAGCGCAGCCAGGGCtctgcctggggcggggggcactCACCAATCACCTGCAGGCTCTGTTTGGTGTGCTTGGCGTAGATGCCGTAGAGCTGCTTCTTGAGTTTCATGATCTCCTCTGCCTGGATGGCGATGTCTGTGGCTTGGCCCTGGGGGGCAGCCCAAGATGGGTAAGAGGGAAAAGGTCAGAATGAGCCTCAGCCTCTCACAGGGAGGCTGGAGGGTGTGCAGACAGGTGGGGCAGGGCTTCGCAAGTCCCTGCACGTCCTGCTGCATCTTTGCCCCACCCCGAAGACttcctgtaattttttaaaaaatattttatttattcattttagagagagagcatgcacgcagaggggaggggcagagggagagggagaagcagattccccactgagctgggagcccaatgtggagctcgatcccagggccctaagaccatgacctgagccaaaatcaagagtcagatgcttaacctactgagccacccaaatgcccgaAGGCTTCCTTGTATGAACTGTATTTTCTGCATGTGGAGCTTTGCCCTGCCCAGGACAAGTGGATTCCTGGAGAGAGTGAATAGCTCCAGCTCAGGCCTGAGTTTTCACAGGCAAAGTAGCCAAATCCAGAGGATCCAGGGTACACGCCCTCACCACCTCCTCTGTGGGGCTCTCATACTCAGAGCCAttgtcccctgcccccccaggGCCAGGGTCCCGACAACTAGGTCAGCTCCCACACCCCAGAGCCCGCCGAGATTACTGACACTAGCCAGTCCTGAGCTTGCTGGTCGTGCCTCACTGTTCCTTCCTGCAGAAACCACAGCAAAATCCTTGTCCATTGCTCCCACTCCGTGCCTCCTGAGTGACCCTGGTGCTTCCCATGTGGCCGTGCCTGGAATGGCAtgttcccccccccgcccccccgtcctGCCCCTTGGGAACTGTAACAAACTGTCTTTCCCATGGGAGTCCTTTCCTGACCTGCTGGCCTTGCTGTACATGCATCATTGTAAAACCTACATTTTCAAACACTGACACTCCTGCATGACTGCCACCCAGTCGGTCCCTCTGTCTAGAcaccgtccccccaccccccacccaaagCAGCCTGCACAGCCGGCAGGGCACTCACCCGAGCGCCCCCCGAGGGCTGGTGGATCATGATGCGGGAGTTGGGAAGCGAGTGGCGCATGCCCGGGGTGCCAGCGGCCAGGAGTAGGGAGCCCATGCTGGCGGCCTGGCCCACGCACCATGTGCAGATGGGGTTCAGGATGTACTGCATCGTGTCGTAGATGGCCAGGCCCGAGGTCACCATGCCTCCTGcagtgggggtgtgtgtgtgtgaggagctGTGCGGGCTCCAACCCCCATCCTTTCCCTAGTGCAGCGCAGGGGCCCTAGGGAGGGCTTGTGTAGAGGCAGccctttttttggtgggggggggggtgagaggCAGCCCTTTAAAGCAGGTGTCACCAACACAAATATTTCCAAGGGTAGGGAGGTGACAGAAACAGGTGACACGAACTAAATGGAGGCAGAAAGGGAGACCACTTGCTCCAGAATGAGCTGTTACAACCTGTGCACATGGGCCCAGGGAGACCAGATCTGTCAAAGTTTCAAGAGAAAGTGGAAATCGGGGAGCGTGTGGTGGCCCGAGAGGGAAGCCCTGGAGCCAGCCTGCCCTGGCAGTTTTGtctgcgtgaccttgggcaagttacccaGCCTCTCAGCCACAGTGGCTCCTGGCAGACTGGGGATCGCTGAGCAGTACCTACCACGTGCAGCTGCCATGAGGACAAGATGAGTTCAGTGCCTATAAAATGCTTCAAATCTGGGGCACAGTAAGCACCGTCACAGTGAACTACCCTCTTTTGGGAGAGGGTGGTATAGGTGGTGGCAGCTgccaattttaaaaagctgaccgCAGGGTCAGGTTGGTAAAATGTTATGTGTGGGGTCTAAGAGGCAGGCTGGGCTGCCAGTTTGTGAACCTAGATCTAAAAGCAAGGAACAGGCAACTTGTGGAGGTTTCAGGACAGTTTTGGGATTCTGAAGGCAGCTCAGCATCCTTCCTTTCTCCAGAGGGAGAATGTTCCTgatccaagtgtgtgtgtgtgtgtgtgtggggggggggggggtctctgtcCCCTGAGTCACCTGGAGTGTCCCAGGAAGTGGCCCTGGCACCCGGGGAAGGCTCCACTCACCCGGGCTGTTGATGTACATGTGGATGGGCTTCTTGTTGCTCTCAGACTGCAGGAACAGCAGCTGGGCGATAACCAGGCTGGCCACGCTGTCATCGATCTGCAAGTAAGCGGGGAGGGTGGGCTGCCCAGCTGGGGGGTGCGGAGCGGGTTAACGGAAGCAATTACAAGCTGGCTGGGGATGAGTCAGGAACAAGGATGGGTGTCAGAGCCCAAGTGAGATGGCAGGGGAGAATTCAGGACCAAGGAGGGGAGGTGCTGAGGTTGGGGCACAGGAAGGGGGGAGTCAGTGGGCTCAGGGCAAGGAAGGGAAGGAGTCAGGAGGGTTGGGGAGACGGATTAGAGCCAGGAATGGGGAGGATCACTGGTGAGGGAGGGAGTCAGAAGTCAGGAAGGGTAAAGCAGAGGGtctgaggaggggtgggggtggggcgctgGGGCCAGAAGAGGGGGCTGAAGGCTTCGGTGCCCAGGAAGTGGGATGtcagcctggggccagagcaGGCAGGAAAGTCCAGGGGGAGGGGTCAGGAGGTCAAGAGGGCTCGAGGAGGAGGGGCTCGTGGGGTCGGGGCAGGCGCAGGGGAGGACCCCGCGGGGCGCTCACCGGACCCATGACACACACGATGCGCTCCCGCAGCAGCCGCGAGTAGATGTCATAGGCGCGCTCGCCGCGACCCTGGGGCAGAAGGACGGCGGCGAGAGTCAGGGCAGCCCGGAGACCCCGACTCCCGCCCGGGCCGAGTTCCCGCGGCCGCCGTACCGTCTGCTCCACCACGATGGGAATGAGCGGGAGAGCCCGGGCCGCCGTCACGTGCAGGCTCCGCTGCAGCGCCAGGCCGGTCCTGGGCGTCCGCCGCGGGGGGAAGCGGGCGGCAAGGCGAGGCCCCAGCGCGGGGGACCTACCTACCGCCACCCGGGCCCCCCCGACCAATATTCCGGGCCACATCCCGCCGCAGTCCGTCCCGGCTTCCGTCCGATGGCGGAACTACAACTCCCGGCGTGCTTTGCGCCCGTGGCGCATGCTCACTGCCCGCCCACGTCCTGGGAGCTGGGCCGGCGTGCtgaggggcggggcggagggcggggcggggcggagcccAAAGGGGGCGGAGCCGGAGGCCCTTCAATGCGGCCGGTTGTAGTTCCCTTCCCAAAgagcttggctggctcagtcggtggggCGACTGCatctgggggtcatgagttcaagccctacgtgGGCTAAaacttacttaataaaaaaaaaaaataaaaaataaaaaataaaataaaataaaataaaataaaataaaataaaataaaataaataaaataaataaaaaaaataaaaaaataaaataaaataaaataaaataaaataaaataaaataaaataaaataaaataaaattgacagcTGCATTGTACTCACTGGGCTTTCCAACTCGGTGAGACTAACTACTGAGACCTTTCCATTCAGCCATGGACCCCAGGTTGTGGGAGCCCAAGGATGGTGTTGCTGACTCCGGCTGGGAGATGGGTGTGAAAAGGTTTCCTAGGAAGAGTGTGTATTGGGACTGGATTTTTAAGGATGGATAGGAGTTCGTTAGCTGGAGATAGACGTTCCTGGGAGGAGAAAGAATAGGCAAAGGGATGGAAGTAGGAAGGTTCCTGGAAATGTTTGGGACCTCTCTTTTCCTCCAGATCAGCTCAAATGCTGCCTTCCTACAGTGTCCCCAGAGCCTAGAACGGTGCCTGGCACGCAAATAGGTGCTTATCAATGACGCTTTGAACCAAGAGGTGATAAGGGAGGAAGGTTAAGAGCTGAGAGCTTTAGAGGCAGCTGCCCCACCTGCCAAGCTGGCTCAATCCATGACgtgctgtgtgatcttaggtgcgctgtttaacctctctgagcccaaAGTTTCTCATCTGGAAGATGGCATTGATCAAACCAATCTCACAGGGAAGGATTTAAAGAGACCTGCTGAAGCAGCATACTGAAGTCACCCGAGTTCAGATTTGCGCTCCattacttactagctgtgtgtcgctgagcctcagttttccatctgtaaaaaggGATAATGATAACATGCATCTGAGGGCTGCTGTCAGGGCCTCAGAATGgggcctgacacacagtaaggGCTCAGTTTGTATTAGCTGCTGATGGGTTTTAATTATTTGATTGTGTTAGCCGGGAACCACAGGGGTCCAAGAAGTCCTCCCTTCGTCCTTTTGAGGTGGGCTTTGATGGATAGATAGGAGTTCACCAGGCAGACAGAGCCTAAATGCTGGACCCTAACAATGATGCTGGGTTCCCTAGATAAGGGTAGTTTTTGTATCCCTGGAATCGCAGGGGACCCCAGTCTGACGGCAGGAGAGAGCAGGACACAGACACTCCCGCCTTATGGAATCAGGGCAGCATGGAGAGAAAGACCTGGAAGCAGAAGAACTTGGAGGAGGCCTTGGAGGCACCCCTGAAAGAAGGCCTAGACCTAGGCCTCGGTgacaggggctgggggtgaggggagcctGTGTGGGGGAACAGGGAGTGGCattgcccggggtggggggggctgtggAGGTAGGTGGGCAGCGTGGGCGGTCCCAGTTTCTGCTGTGAGTCAGGTGGGTGGCCCTGCCCAGCCGGTTCCCCTATTGCCCaagctccctgccctgccccaggggGAGAAGGGTGGGCCTGTCAGGTGCCACAGCCCCTGCAGTCCCTCCCCCGACACTCCCCCGCTCCCCCTGACCTCACCGCCTCCCTTTGTTTCACCTGCTTTACTGCCCATAGTTCAACTACTTCTCCCCTCCTCCGTCCACAGCGGTTACTGCTTCATACAGCAGCCTGAGAAAGCTCATCGCGTCACAGCCCTCCCTTGCCTAATGCCCTCCCCTTGGCTCCCCGTCCCCCACACTGACCTCTTCCCTCACCTCCTTCCACCCACTTTCCCCACTTGGCTCCAGCCGTGACACTGGCCAGCTCGCTGTTCCTCAAAGGTGCCAAGCCCCATCCAGGCACCTGGGCTCCGCTTGCGTCCTCTTCCTGCATCTATTCCCTTCCGGACATAGACACCACCCCTCGAATGTCACCTCTTTAGAGAAGGCTTCCCTGATCCCCCTTTTTAATATCCCAGGCACATTCTGGAACCTTCGCCTTGTTTAAATTGGCTGTCCAAAACAGTGGCGTCAAGTCACTTGTTTTCTCCTTTATCATCTGTGGAA
The nucleotide sequence above comes from Canis aureus isolate CA01 chromosome 19, VMU_Caureus_v.1.0, whole genome shotgun sequence. Encoded proteins:
- the CLPP gene encoding ATP-dependent Clp protease proteolytic subunit, mitochondrial, translated to MWPGILVGGARVAVGRSPALGPRLAARFPPRRTPRTGLALQRSLHVTAARALPLIPIVVEQTGRGERAYDIYSRLLRERIVCVMGPIDDSVASLVIAQLLFLQSESNKKPIHMYINSPGGMVTSGLAIYDTMQYILNPICTWCVGQAASMGSLLLAAGTPGMRHSLPNSRIMIHQPSGGARGQATDIAIQAEEIMKLKKQLYGIYAKHTKQSLQVIESAMERDRYMSPMEAQEFGILDKVLVHPPQDGEDEPELVQKEPMAVVAATEPAPTSI